The Candidatus Hydrogenedens sp. genome has a segment encoding these proteins:
- a CDS encoding GspE/PulE family protein: protein MIEPKGFEKFFVKEGIITEEQAKKVREEANEKGISISQILIQKGFVSEENIYTVLANYCGLNFVIVSKIEIPKDLIKSIPARFATHYEFIPIKEKNNTLVIAISDPLNASLLDDIRLVLKRKIEPVVTTPKEIQKAIKDYYGVGADTVERILVSEEHQVEEVSLEAVSVSANLGDETIDASIIKFVNELIAEAIRAEATDIHIEPFDDYLRVRFRIDGILHPVPVPPSIRNFHSSIVSRIKIMANLNIAEKRLPQDGKILANLGDGKYDLRVSILPTPHGETINIRILSRTSMFLSLDKLGFSSDDIKLFNSFITKPYGIILVTGPTGSGKTTTLYAALDKLNKTDRKIITIEDPIEYQMPGITQMQVHPRIGFDFATGLRSMLRHDPDIMLVGEIRDYETAEMAIRSSLTGHLVLSTLHTNDAPGAVTRLIDMGIEPFLISSTMIASMAQRLVRKICVECKIEDTPDAYLLEAEFGVKRDEQNRVFYKGKGCEHCRYTGYRGRMAICEIMPFTPTIKEMTVQRATSVAIKKQAISEGMKTLRASGWQRICEGLTTIEEVLRVTADAEIMEGMHASI from the coding sequence ATGATAGAGCCTAAAGGCTTTGAAAAGTTTTTCGTAAAAGAAGGTATTATTACGGAAGAACAGGCAAAAAAAGTTCGTGAAGAGGCAAATGAAAAAGGTATTTCTATTAGTCAGATTCTAATCCAAAAGGGATTTGTCTCAGAAGAAAATATATATACTGTTCTTGCAAATTATTGTGGATTAAATTTTGTTATTGTTTCGAAAATAGAAATACCTAAAGATTTAATAAAATCAATTCCTGCACGTTTTGCTACACATTATGAATTTATACCTATCAAAGAAAAGAATAACACGTTGGTGATTGCAATATCAGACCCGTTAAATGCAAGTTTGCTTGATGATATACGGCTCGTATTAAAGCGGAAAATAGAGCCAGTTGTTACGACGCCGAAAGAAATACAAAAAGCAATTAAAGATTATTATGGAGTTGGTGCAGATACAGTTGAACGGATTCTGGTTAGTGAAGAGCATCAGGTTGAAGAGGTTAGTTTAGAGGCGGTATCCGTAAGTGCAAATTTAGGTGATGAGACAATTGATGCTTCGATTATTAAATTCGTAAATGAGTTAATTGCAGAGGCCATTCGTGCAGAGGCAACAGATATTCATATAGAACCATTTGACGATTATCTTCGTGTTCGATTTCGTATAGATGGTATCTTACATCCAGTTCCAGTTCCTCCTTCAATTCGCAATTTCCACTCTTCAATTGTCTCACGAATAAAAATCATGGCAAATCTTAATATTGCCGAAAAAAGGTTGCCTCAAGATGGGAAAATACTTGCTAATTTAGGAGATGGGAAATATGACCTTCGTGTATCTATATTACCTACTCCACATGGTGAGACTATCAATATACGAATACTATCACGGACTTCGATGTTTTTATCATTGGACAAATTGGGATTTTCTTCTGATGATATAAAATTATTTAATTCTTTTATCACAAAACCATACGGCATTATTTTGGTTACAGGTCCAACAGGTAGTGGAAAAACAACAACTCTTTATGCTGCTCTGGATAAATTAAATAAGACAGACCGTAAAATCATAACTATTGAAGACCCGATTGAATACCAAATGCCTGGTATTACGCAGATGCAGGTGCACCCACGAATCGGTTTTGATTTTGCTACTGGACTCCGTTCGATGTTACGTCATGACCCTGATATTATGTTAGTAGGTGAGATTCGTGATTATGAAACAGCAGAAATGGCTATACGTTCAAGTCTAACAGGGCACCTCGTTTTAAGTACACTTCATACGAACGATGCTCCTGGTGCGGTTACGCGACTTATTGATATGGGTATAGAACCCTTTTTAATTTCAAGTACGATGATAGCATCAATGGCTCAACGACTTGTACGTAAAATATGTGTTGAATGCAAAATAGAAGATACACCTGATGCATATCTTTTAGAGGCGGAGTTTGGTGTGAAAAGGGATGAACAGAATCGAGTGTTTTATAAAGGGAAAGGCTGTGAACATTGTAGATATACGGGATACCGTGGAAGAATGGCTATTTGTGAGATTATGCCTTTCACCCCAACAATTAAAGAGATGACTGTTCAAAGGGCAACATCTGTGGCAATTAAAAAGCAGGCTATAAGTGAAGGGATGAAAACATTACGTGCTTCTGGCTGGCAAAGGATATGCGAGGGTTTAACTACTATAGAAGAGGTACTTCGTGTTACAGCGGATGCTGAAATAATGGAGGGTATGCATGCCAGTATTTGA